One window of Buchnera aphidicola (Periphyllus acericola) genomic DNA carries:
- the nusG gene encoding transcription termination/antitermination protein NusG: protein MQIYSGFEDKVVKSIKEHIKKKKLNKTFEKILVPSEEVIEIKKGKRKKSDHKFFPGYVLIKMIMNEYNWHLIKSVPKVIGFIGGTPENPFPIKKQEIKLIQKKLLKIGNKPRPKTMFEPGESVRVKNGPFSDFNGIVEEIDYDKNRLKVSVSIFGRSTPVELDFIHVEKNL, encoded by the coding sequence ATACAAATTTATTCAGGATTCGAAGATAAGGTAGTAAAATCTATAAAAGAACATATTAAAAAAAAAAAATTAAACAAAACTTTTGAAAAAATTTTAGTTCCTTCAGAAGAAGTTATAGAAATAAAAAAAGGAAAAAGAAAAAAAAGTGATCATAAATTTTTTCCTGGATATGTTTTAATAAAAATGATAATGAATGAATACAATTGGCATCTTATAAAAAGTGTACCAAAAGTAATAGGTTTTATAGGAGGTACTCCAGAAAACCCTTTTCCAATTAAAAAACAAGAAATTAAATTAATACAAAAAAAACTTTTAAAAATTGGAAATAAACCAAGACCTAAAACTATGTTCGAACCAGGAGAAAGTGTAAGAGTAAAAAACGGACCATTTTCAGATTTTAATGGAATAGTAGAAGAAATAGATTATGATAAAAATAGATTAAAAGTTTCAGTATCTATCTTTGGGAGATCTACTCCAGTAGAACTAGATTTTATCCATGTAGAAAAAAATTTAT
- the secE gene encoding preprotein translocase subunit SecE, translating to MKSKIFKKIELILKQNKCLLINICIIFLIFFIKQCNFLSIKIKYLIIITFLCSLIIIILIINKYLNYIKNIYKEIQLEIKNISWPTKKDTLNTTFIIILTSLLISFILWGLDTIIFYFISFITSLKY from the coding sequence ATGAAATCTAAAATTTTTAAAAAAATAGAATTAATTTTAAAACAAAATAAATGTCTTTTAATAAACATATGTATTATTTTTTTAATTTTTTTTATTAAACAATGCAATTTCTTATCTATTAAAATTAAATATTTAATTATCATAACATTTCTATGTTCACTAATAATTATAATTCTTATAATAAATAAATATTTAAACTATATAAAAAATATTTACAAAGAAATCCAATTAGAAATAAAAAATATTTCTTGGCCAACAAAAAAAGATACTTTAAATACAACATTTATAATTATTCTAACAAGTTTACTTATCTCATTTATTTTATGGGGTTTAGATACAATAATTTTTTACTTTATTTCATTTATTACTTCTTTAAAATATTAG
- a CDS encoding methylenetetrahydrofolate reductase, whose translation MNLINRVKKKITKKNKKKINFSFELFPPSKLLFEKKFFSFIKKINKLNPTFISITHGANNGNRNNTYNFIKIIRKIVDVELVPHMTCINNTRHSLKKNAKMYCTEKINHIIALRGDNFKKNTIYKMYAIDLIILLKKISNFFISVAAYPEVHPEAKSAQFDLLHLKKKFDYGANQAITQFFFDIENFLRFRDKCFGIGIKKKIIPGILPIYDFNQVYKFCLLSNIYIPNWLKNLYIKYNYNSIHQNKSIGLDLAVNMIESLYKEGIHDFHIYTLNKLDFSYSICKNINL comes from the coding sequence ATGAATTTGATAAATCGAGTAAAAAAAAAAATTACAAAGAAAAATAAAAAAAAAATAAATTTTTCTTTTGAGTTATTTCCACCTTCTAAATTATTATTTGAAAAAAAATTTTTTTCTTTTATTAAAAAAATAAATAAGTTAAATCCAACTTTTATTTCTATTACACATGGAGCAAATAATGGAAATAGAAATAATACATATAATTTTATTAAAATAATAAGAAAAATTGTTGATGTAGAGTTAGTTCCTCATATGACATGTATTAATAATACTCGTCATTCATTAAAAAAAAATGCAAAAATGTATTGTACTGAAAAAATTAATCATATTATTGCTTTAAGAGGTGATAATTTTAAGAAAAATACTATATATAAAATGTATGCAATAGATTTAATCATTTTATTAAAAAAAATTTCAAATTTTTTTATATCAGTTGCTGCATATCCAGAAGTACATCCAGAAGCAAAAAGTGCACAATTTGATTTATTACATTTAAAAAAAAAATTTGATTATGGTGCAAATCAAGCTATTACTCAGTTTTTTTTTGATATTGAAAATTTTTTACGTTTTAGAGATAAATGTTTTGGTATTGGAATTAAAAAGAAAATTATTCCTGGAATTTTACCAATTTATGATTTTAATCAAGTATATAAATTTTGTTTATTATCAAATATTTATATTCCTAATTGGTTAAAAAATTTATATATAAAATATAATTATAATTCTATTCATCAAAATAAATCAATTGGATTAGATCTTGCTGTAAATATGATTGAATCTTTATATAAAGAAGGAATTCATGATTTTCATATTTATACTTTAAATAAATTAGATTTTTCTTATTCTATTTGTAAAAATATAAATTTGTAA